In Helianthus annuus cultivar XRQ/B chromosome 9, HanXRQr2.0-SUNRISE, whole genome shotgun sequence, the following are encoded in one genomic region:
- the LOC110877407 gene encoding sugar carrier protein A, with protein MAGGSFAPAGVAKDRAEQYEGKVTAYVIIACIVAAVGGSIFGYDIGISGGVTSMDAFLTKFFPSVYQKKKHSHENNYCKFNDQGLAAFTSSLYLAGLVATLFASPVTRMYGRRISIICGGLSFLVGAALNALALNFVMLLLGRIMLGVGIGFGNQAIPLYLSEMAPTHLRGGLNMMFQLATTLGIFSANMINYGTSKLDKWGWRLSLGLAAAPALLMTVGGILLPETPNSLIEQGSREKGRKVLERIRGTQHVDAEFQDMVDASELANSVKHPFRNILEKRNRPQLVMAICMPMFQILTGINSILFYAPVLFQSMGFKGNASLYSSALTGAVLALSTLVSIATVDKLGRRVLLIGGGIQMIICQVIVGIILGVKFGTDQKLSEAYSIVVVVIICLFVAAFGWSWGPLGWTVPSEIFPLETRSAGQSITVAVNLFFTFIIAQSFLSLLCGLKFGLFLFFAGWITLMTVFVYVFLPETKGVPIEEMMLMWQRHWFWKKIVSDEESYERPRNLLEMERQVR; from the exons ATGGCAGGGGGGTCATTTGCACCGGCAGGTGTAGCAAAGGACAGAGCAGAGCAATATGAAGGAAAAGTGACTGCATATGTCATCATTGCTTGCATTGTTGCTGCTGTTGGTGGATCCATTTTTGGTTATGATATTGGAATTTCAG GAGGGGTGACATCCATGGATGCATTCCTTACAAAGTTCTTCCCCTCGGTGTACCAAAAGAAGAAGCATTCCCATGAAAATAACTATTGCAAGTTCAATGACCAAGGCCTAGCAGCATTTACCTCATCTTTATACCTTGCTGGCTTGGTTGCAACATTGTTTGCATCTCCCGTGACACGAATGTATGGGCGTCGGATCAGCATAATTTGCGGCGGGCTCAGTTTTCTTGTGGGTGCAGCACTTAATGCTTTAGCACTTAACTTTGTAATGCTTCTGTTGGGACGAATCATGCTTGGTGTTGGCATTGGCTTTGGTAATCAG GCAATACCACTGTATCTATCCGAAATGGCACCAACCCATCTGAGAGGAGGTTTAAACATGATGTTTCAACTAGCAACCACTCTCGGAATCTTCTCAGCAAACATGATCAACTACGGAACCAGTAAGCTCGACAAATGGGGATGGCGGTTATCACTTGGACTAGCCGCTGCACCAGCACTTTTAATGACAGTTGGCGGCATACTTCTTCCCGAAACACCAAACAGCTTAATAGAACAAGGATCAAGAGAAAAAGGAAGAAAAGTTCTAGAACGAATACGCGGTACCCAACACGTTGACGCTGAGTTTCAAGACATGGTTGATGCAAGTGAGTTGGCTAACTCAGTCAAGCATCCGTTCAGGAACATTTTGGAAAAGAGGAATCGACCGCAGTTGGTGATGGCGATTTGTATGCCGATGTTTCAGATTCTTACTGGGATTAATTCGATTTTGTTTTATGCTCCGGTTTTGTTTCAGAGTATGGGGTTTAAGGGGAACGCGTCGCTATACTCGTCTGCTTTGACTGGAGCGGTTCTTGCTCTTTCTACTTTGGTGTCTATAGCGACGGTTGATAAATTGGGTCGCAGAGTTTTGTTGATTGGTGGAGGGATTCAAATGATTATTTGTCAG GTGATTGTGGGCATAATATTGGGCGTTAAATTTGGAACTGATCAAAAACTCTCGGAGGCTTATTCAATCGTGGTGGTGGTCATTATTTGTCTATTTGTGGCGGCTTTCGGGTGGTCGTGGGGCCCACTTGGTTGGACAGTGCCAAGTGAAATCTTCCCATTAGAGACACGGTCAGCAGGTCAAAGCATTACGGTTGCAGTCAACCTGTTCTTCACATTCATCATAGCACAGTCTTTCCTCTCCCTTCTATGTGGTTTGAAATTCGGGCTATTCCTGTTCTTTGCTGGATGGATTACTCTAATGACAGTTTTTGTTTATGTATTCCTACCCGAAACGAAAGGAGTTCCTATTGAAGAGATGATGCTGATGTGGCAAAGACATTGGTTTTGGAAGAAGATTGTCTCGGATGAAGAGAGTTATGAGAGACCGAGAAATTTGTTAGAAATGGAACGACAAGTTCGTTGA
- the LOC110875484 gene encoding uncharacterized mitochondrial protein AtMg00860-like: MLDKFVIVFVDDILVYSQSKAEYECHLREILEVLRKEKLYAKFSKCVFWLREVQFLGHVINADDILVDPSKVEAVMKWVPPKNPSEVRSFLGLAGYYRRFIQDFSKIALPLTKLTKKQQGNQDRGGILFNEC; encoded by the exons ATGttagacaaattcgttatagttTTTGTTGATGATATCTTGGTTTATTCCCAAAGTAAAGCCGAATATGAATGCCATTTGCGCGAAATTCTTGAAGTGCTCCGTAAGGAGAAATTGTAcgcgaaattctctaagtgtgttTTCTGGCTTagagaagtacaatttctcggtcaTGTGATTAATGCAGATGATATCTTAGTAGATCCGTCAAAAGTGGAAGCTGTTATGAAATGGGTACCTCCAAAGAACCCAAGCGAAGTGAGAAGCTTTTTGGGTCTGGCGGGCTATTACAGGAGGTTTATTCAGGACTTCTCAAAAATAGCCTTACCTTTGACAAAATTAACAAAAAAGCAACAAGGGAATCAAGATCGAG GCGGTATCCTTTTCAACGAATGTTGA